A genomic segment from Nicotiana sylvestris chromosome 1, ASM39365v2, whole genome shotgun sequence encodes:
- the LOC104229225 gene encoding uncharacterized protein isoform X8 gives MKSKPRAVFMAFGTKGDVYPVAAIAAAFASDQEQYQVVFITHSAHENLRVHLRANQVMYIPVSSPPAVSPLEHYGSTEVTFSAHKREITQNHRHECTLIFEDIFGDVPNVEGDLIAINFFALEGWSLAELFQIRCIVVAPYVVPYSAPSSFERQFRKELPDLYKYLQEAPSHKVGWKDVIHWMWPLFAEEWGSWRSLDLKLSAFPFTDPVTGLPTFHERLPSPLLLKTAIALSDIRIFSSNMHYPGACITFCKEELLSDIQWLDDRYGFSKEIVEYPGYWPSKVWVCGFWFPPRKWQFSCNDCAEISASGISGNLNQQNKLCSAHLGLQFFIEFPAKELPVFIGLSSVGSMGFLRNPRAFLRVLGTALDISGCRFILFSAGYKPLEAAIESYAKEASSCSEQTHWSNEGVSLFGGRLFCFSGSVPYNWLFPRCAAAIHHGGSGSTAAALQAGVPQFM, from the exons ATGAAGAGCAAACCAAGGGCTGTTTTCATGGCTTTTGGAACTAAAGGCGATGTCTACCCTGTTGCC GCCATTGCTGCAGCCTTTGCTAGTGATCAGGAACAATATCAAGTGGTTTTTATAACTCATTCAGCTCATGAG AACTTGAGAGTGCACTTGAGAGCAAATCAAGTTATGTATATTCCAGTTTCATCACCACCTGCCGTTTCGCCTCTTGAACATTATG GTTCAACGGAGGTTACTTTTTCTGCCCACAAAAGGGAAATTACCCAGAATCATAGGCATGAGTGTACTTTGATCTTTGAGGATATCTTTGGAGATGTCCCAAATGTGGAGGGTGATCTTATTGCTATTAATTTCTTTGCTCTG GAAGGTTGGAGTCTTGCAGAGCTTTTTCAGATCCGTTGCATTGTGGTTGCTCCTTATGTTGTTCCTTATAG TGCTCCTTCATCATTTGAACGGCAATTTAGGAAAGAACTTCCAGATTTATATAAGTATCTCCAGGAAGCTCCCAGTCACAAG GTTGGCTGGAAAGATGTCATCCATTGGATGTGGCCACTTTTCGCTGAGGAGTGGGGCTCATGGAGAAGTTTGGACCTGAAGCTGAGTGCCTTTCCTTTTACG GATCCTGTAACTGGTCTTCCAACATTCCATGAGAGGCTCCCGTCTCCTCTACTATT GAAAACTGCTATTGCACTTTCTGACATACGTATATTCTCTTCTAACATGCACTATCCTGGTGCCTGTATTACCTTTTGTAAAGAAGAACTGCTTTCTGACATACAGTGGCTTGATGACAGGTATGGATTTAGCAAAGAAATTGTCGAATACCCTG GTTATTGGCCATCAAAAGTGTGGGTTTGTGGCTTTTGGTTTCCTCCCAGGAAATGGCAGTTTTCATGCAATGACTGTGCAGAAATCTCTGCATCTGGTATTTCAGGGAATTTGAATCAGCAAAACAAACTGTGTTCTGCCCACCTCGGCTTGCAGTTTTTCATCGAATTTCCTGCTAAAGAGCTGCCTGTTTTCATAGGACTGAGTTCAGTTGGAAG CATGGGTTTCCTGAGGAACCCTCGTGCATTCCTTCGGGTGCTTGGAACTGCATTAGACATATCGGGTTGCAGATTTATTCTGTTCTCAGCTGGGTATAAACCTTTAGAAGCAGCAATTGAGTCATATGCCAAGGAAGCATCCTCTTGTTCAGAACAAACACATTGGAGTAATGAAGGAGTTTCTCTTTTCGGAGGTCGACTCTTTTGTTTCTCTGG TTCCGTCCCATACAACTGGCTGTTTCCAAGATGTGCAGCTGCAATCCATCACGGTGGAAG TGGATCCACTGCTGCTGCTTTACAGGCTGGAGTTCCTCAG TTTATGTGA
- the LOC104229225 gene encoding uncharacterized protein isoform X7 translates to MKSKPRAVFMAFGTKGDVYPVAAIAAAFASDQEQYQVVFITHSAHENLRVHLRANQVMYIPVSSPPAVSPLEHYGSTEVTFSAHKREITQNHRHECTLIFEDIFGDVPNVEGDLIAINFFALEGWSLAELFQIRCIVVAPYVVPYSAPSSFERQFRKELPDLYKYLQEAPSHKVGWKDVIHWMWPLFAEEWGSWRSLDLKLSAFPFTDPVTGLPTFHERLPSPLLLKTAIALSDIRIFSSNMHYPGACITFCKEELLSDIQWLDDRYGFSKEIVEYPGYWPSKVWVCGFWFPPRKWQFSCNDCAEISASGISGNLNQQNKLCSAHLGLQFFIEFPAKELPVFIGLSSVGSMGFLRNPRAFLRVLGTALDISGCRFILFSAGYKPLEAAIESYAKEASSCSEQTHWSNEGVSLFGGRLFCFSGSVPYNWLFPRCAAAIHHGGSGSTAAALQAGVPQNGLYGF, encoded by the exons ATGAAGAGCAAACCAAGGGCTGTTTTCATGGCTTTTGGAACTAAAGGCGATGTCTACCCTGTTGCC GCCATTGCTGCAGCCTTTGCTAGTGATCAGGAACAATATCAAGTGGTTTTTATAACTCATTCAGCTCATGAG AACTTGAGAGTGCACTTGAGAGCAAATCAAGTTATGTATATTCCAGTTTCATCACCACCTGCCGTTTCGCCTCTTGAACATTATG GTTCAACGGAGGTTACTTTTTCTGCCCACAAAAGGGAAATTACCCAGAATCATAGGCATGAGTGTACTTTGATCTTTGAGGATATCTTTGGAGATGTCCCAAATGTGGAGGGTGATCTTATTGCTATTAATTTCTTTGCTCTG GAAGGTTGGAGTCTTGCAGAGCTTTTTCAGATCCGTTGCATTGTGGTTGCTCCTTATGTTGTTCCTTATAG TGCTCCTTCATCATTTGAACGGCAATTTAGGAAAGAACTTCCAGATTTATATAAGTATCTCCAGGAAGCTCCCAGTCACAAG GTTGGCTGGAAAGATGTCATCCATTGGATGTGGCCACTTTTCGCTGAGGAGTGGGGCTCATGGAGAAGTTTGGACCTGAAGCTGAGTGCCTTTCCTTTTACG GATCCTGTAACTGGTCTTCCAACATTCCATGAGAGGCTCCCGTCTCCTCTACTATT GAAAACTGCTATTGCACTTTCTGACATACGTATATTCTCTTCTAACATGCACTATCCTGGTGCCTGTATTACCTTTTGTAAAGAAGAACTGCTTTCTGACATACAGTGGCTTGATGACAGGTATGGATTTAGCAAAGAAATTGTCGAATACCCTG GTTATTGGCCATCAAAAGTGTGGGTTTGTGGCTTTTGGTTTCCTCCCAGGAAATGGCAGTTTTCATGCAATGACTGTGCAGAAATCTCTGCATCTGGTATTTCAGGGAATTTGAATCAGCAAAACAAACTGTGTTCTGCCCACCTCGGCTTGCAGTTTTTCATCGAATTTCCTGCTAAAGAGCTGCCTGTTTTCATAGGACTGAGTTCAGTTGGAAG CATGGGTTTCCTGAGGAACCCTCGTGCATTCCTTCGGGTGCTTGGAACTGCATTAGACATATCGGGTTGCAGATTTATTCTGTTCTCAGCTGGGTATAAACCTTTAGAAGCAGCAATTGAGTCATATGCCAAGGAAGCATCCTCTTGTTCAGAACAAACACATTGGAGTAATGAAGGAGTTTCTCTTTTCGGAGGTCGACTCTTTTGTTTCTCTGG TTCCGTCCCATACAACTGGCTGTTTCCAAGATGTGCAGCTGCAATCCATCACGGTGGAAG TGGATCCACTGCTGCTGCTTTACAGGCTGGAGTTCCTCAG AATGGCTTGTATGGTTTTTAG
- the LOC104229225 gene encoding uncharacterized protein isoform X4, whose product MKSKPRAVFMAFGTKGDVYPVAAIAAAFASDQEQYQVVFITHSAHENLRVHLRANQVMYIPVSSPPAVSPLEHYGSTEVTFSAHKREITQNHRHECTLIFEDIFGDVPNVEGDLIAINFFALEGWSLAELFQIRCIVVAPYVVPYSAPSSFERQFRKELPDLYKYLQEAPSHKVGWKDVIHWMWPLFAEEWGSWRSLDLKLSAFPFTDPVTGLPTFHERLPSPLLLKTAIALSDIRIFSSNMHYPGACITFCKEELLSDIQWLDDRYGFSKEIVEYPGYWPSKVWVCGFWFPPRKWQFSCNDCAEISASGISGNLNQQNKLCSAHLGLQFFIEFPAKELPVFIGLSSVGSMGFLRNPRAFLRVLGTALDISGCRFILFSAGYKPLEAAIESYAKEASSCSEQTHWSNEGVSLFGGRLFCFSGSVPYNWLFPRCAAAIHHGGRLEFLRMACMVFSLCDGHYEDSACIWTINELLA is encoded by the exons ATGAAGAGCAAACCAAGGGCTGTTTTCATGGCTTTTGGAACTAAAGGCGATGTCTACCCTGTTGCC GCCATTGCTGCAGCCTTTGCTAGTGATCAGGAACAATATCAAGTGGTTTTTATAACTCATTCAGCTCATGAG AACTTGAGAGTGCACTTGAGAGCAAATCAAGTTATGTATATTCCAGTTTCATCACCACCTGCCGTTTCGCCTCTTGAACATTATG GTTCAACGGAGGTTACTTTTTCTGCCCACAAAAGGGAAATTACCCAGAATCATAGGCATGAGTGTACTTTGATCTTTGAGGATATCTTTGGAGATGTCCCAAATGTGGAGGGTGATCTTATTGCTATTAATTTCTTTGCTCTG GAAGGTTGGAGTCTTGCAGAGCTTTTTCAGATCCGTTGCATTGTGGTTGCTCCTTATGTTGTTCCTTATAG TGCTCCTTCATCATTTGAACGGCAATTTAGGAAAGAACTTCCAGATTTATATAAGTATCTCCAGGAAGCTCCCAGTCACAAG GTTGGCTGGAAAGATGTCATCCATTGGATGTGGCCACTTTTCGCTGAGGAGTGGGGCTCATGGAGAAGTTTGGACCTGAAGCTGAGTGCCTTTCCTTTTACG GATCCTGTAACTGGTCTTCCAACATTCCATGAGAGGCTCCCGTCTCCTCTACTATT GAAAACTGCTATTGCACTTTCTGACATACGTATATTCTCTTCTAACATGCACTATCCTGGTGCCTGTATTACCTTTTGTAAAGAAGAACTGCTTTCTGACATACAGTGGCTTGATGACAGGTATGGATTTAGCAAAGAAATTGTCGAATACCCTG GTTATTGGCCATCAAAAGTGTGGGTTTGTGGCTTTTGGTTTCCTCCCAGGAAATGGCAGTTTTCATGCAATGACTGTGCAGAAATCTCTGCATCTGGTATTTCAGGGAATTTGAATCAGCAAAACAAACTGTGTTCTGCCCACCTCGGCTTGCAGTTTTTCATCGAATTTCCTGCTAAAGAGCTGCCTGTTTTCATAGGACTGAGTTCAGTTGGAAG CATGGGTTTCCTGAGGAACCCTCGTGCATTCCTTCGGGTGCTTGGAACTGCATTAGACATATCGGGTTGCAGATTTATTCTGTTCTCAGCTGGGTATAAACCTTTAGAAGCAGCAATTGAGTCATATGCCAAGGAAGCATCCTCTTGTTCAGAACAAACACATTGGAGTAATGAAGGAGTTTCTCTTTTCGGAGGTCGACTCTTTTGTTTCTCTGG TTCCGTCCCATACAACTGGCTGTTTCCAAGATGTGCAGCTGCAATCCATCACGGTGGAAG GCTGGAGTTCCTCAG AATGGCTTGTATGGTTTTTAGTTTATGTGATGGACATTATGAAGACAGTGCCTGCATCTGGACCATAAATGAGTTATTGGCATGA
- the LOC104229225 gene encoding uncharacterized protein isoform X6 — protein MKSKPRAVFMAFGTKGDVYPVAAIAAAFASDQEQYQVVFITHSAHENLRVHLRANQVMYIPVSSPPAVSPLEHYGSTEVTFSAHKREITQNHRHECTLIFEDIFGDVPNVEGDLIAINFFALEGWSLAELFQIRCIVVAPYVVPYSAPSSFERQFRKELPDLYKYLQEAPSHKVGWKDVIHWMWPLFAEEWGSWRSLDLKLSAFPFTDPVTGLPTFHERLPSPLLLKTAIALSDIRIFSSNMHYPGACITFCKEELLSDIQWLDDRYGFSKEIVEYPGYWPSKVWVCGFWFPPRKWQFSCNDCAEISASGISGNLNQQNKLCSAHLGLQFFIEFPAKELPVFIGLSSVGSMGFLRNPRAFLRVLGTALDISGCRFILFSAGYKPLEAAIESYAKEASSCSEQTHWSNEGVSLFGGRLFCFSGSVPYNWLFPRCAAAIHHGGRLEFLSLCDGHYEDSACIWTINELLA, from the exons ATGAAGAGCAAACCAAGGGCTGTTTTCATGGCTTTTGGAACTAAAGGCGATGTCTACCCTGTTGCC GCCATTGCTGCAGCCTTTGCTAGTGATCAGGAACAATATCAAGTGGTTTTTATAACTCATTCAGCTCATGAG AACTTGAGAGTGCACTTGAGAGCAAATCAAGTTATGTATATTCCAGTTTCATCACCACCTGCCGTTTCGCCTCTTGAACATTATG GTTCAACGGAGGTTACTTTTTCTGCCCACAAAAGGGAAATTACCCAGAATCATAGGCATGAGTGTACTTTGATCTTTGAGGATATCTTTGGAGATGTCCCAAATGTGGAGGGTGATCTTATTGCTATTAATTTCTTTGCTCTG GAAGGTTGGAGTCTTGCAGAGCTTTTTCAGATCCGTTGCATTGTGGTTGCTCCTTATGTTGTTCCTTATAG TGCTCCTTCATCATTTGAACGGCAATTTAGGAAAGAACTTCCAGATTTATATAAGTATCTCCAGGAAGCTCCCAGTCACAAG GTTGGCTGGAAAGATGTCATCCATTGGATGTGGCCACTTTTCGCTGAGGAGTGGGGCTCATGGAGAAGTTTGGACCTGAAGCTGAGTGCCTTTCCTTTTACG GATCCTGTAACTGGTCTTCCAACATTCCATGAGAGGCTCCCGTCTCCTCTACTATT GAAAACTGCTATTGCACTTTCTGACATACGTATATTCTCTTCTAACATGCACTATCCTGGTGCCTGTATTACCTTTTGTAAAGAAGAACTGCTTTCTGACATACAGTGGCTTGATGACAGGTATGGATTTAGCAAAGAAATTGTCGAATACCCTG GTTATTGGCCATCAAAAGTGTGGGTTTGTGGCTTTTGGTTTCCTCCCAGGAAATGGCAGTTTTCATGCAATGACTGTGCAGAAATCTCTGCATCTGGTATTTCAGGGAATTTGAATCAGCAAAACAAACTGTGTTCTGCCCACCTCGGCTTGCAGTTTTTCATCGAATTTCCTGCTAAAGAGCTGCCTGTTTTCATAGGACTGAGTTCAGTTGGAAG CATGGGTTTCCTGAGGAACCCTCGTGCATTCCTTCGGGTGCTTGGAACTGCATTAGACATATCGGGTTGCAGATTTATTCTGTTCTCAGCTGGGTATAAACCTTTAGAAGCAGCAATTGAGTCATATGCCAAGGAAGCATCCTCTTGTTCAGAACAAACACATTGGAGTAATGAAGGAGTTTCTCTTTTCGGAGGTCGACTCTTTTGTTTCTCTGG TTCCGTCCCATACAACTGGCTGTTTCCAAGATGTGCAGCTGCAATCCATCACGGTGGAAG GCTGGAGTTCCTCAG TTTATGTGATGGACATTATGAAGACAGTGCCTGCATCTGGACCATAAATGAGTTATTGGCATGA
- the LOC104229225 gene encoding uncharacterized protein isoform X9, giving the protein MKSKPRAVFMAFGTKGDVYPVAAIAAAFASDQEQYQVVFITHSAHENLRVHLRANQVMYIPVSSPPAVSPLEHYGSTEVTFSAHKREITQNHRHECTLIFEDIFGDVPNVEGDLIAINFFALEGWSLAELFQIRCIVVAPYVVPYSAPSSFERQFRKELPDLYKYLQEAPSHKVGWKDVIHWMWPLFAEEWGSWRSLDLKLSAFPFTDPVTGLPTFHERLPSPLLLKTAIALSDIRIFSSNMHYPGACITFCKEELLSDIQWLDDRYGFSKEIVEYPGYWPSKVWVCGFWFPPRKWQFSCNDCAEISASGISGNLNQQNKLCSAHLGLQFFIEFPAKELPVFIGLSSVGSMGFLRNPRAFLRVLGTALDISGCRFILFSAGYKPLEAAIESYAKEASSCSEQTHWSNEGVSLFGGRLFCFSGSVPYNWLFPRCAAAIHHGGRLEFLR; this is encoded by the exons ATGAAGAGCAAACCAAGGGCTGTTTTCATGGCTTTTGGAACTAAAGGCGATGTCTACCCTGTTGCC GCCATTGCTGCAGCCTTTGCTAGTGATCAGGAACAATATCAAGTGGTTTTTATAACTCATTCAGCTCATGAG AACTTGAGAGTGCACTTGAGAGCAAATCAAGTTATGTATATTCCAGTTTCATCACCACCTGCCGTTTCGCCTCTTGAACATTATG GTTCAACGGAGGTTACTTTTTCTGCCCACAAAAGGGAAATTACCCAGAATCATAGGCATGAGTGTACTTTGATCTTTGAGGATATCTTTGGAGATGTCCCAAATGTGGAGGGTGATCTTATTGCTATTAATTTCTTTGCTCTG GAAGGTTGGAGTCTTGCAGAGCTTTTTCAGATCCGTTGCATTGTGGTTGCTCCTTATGTTGTTCCTTATAG TGCTCCTTCATCATTTGAACGGCAATTTAGGAAAGAACTTCCAGATTTATATAAGTATCTCCAGGAAGCTCCCAGTCACAAG GTTGGCTGGAAAGATGTCATCCATTGGATGTGGCCACTTTTCGCTGAGGAGTGGGGCTCATGGAGAAGTTTGGACCTGAAGCTGAGTGCCTTTCCTTTTACG GATCCTGTAACTGGTCTTCCAACATTCCATGAGAGGCTCCCGTCTCCTCTACTATT GAAAACTGCTATTGCACTTTCTGACATACGTATATTCTCTTCTAACATGCACTATCCTGGTGCCTGTATTACCTTTTGTAAAGAAGAACTGCTTTCTGACATACAGTGGCTTGATGACAGGTATGGATTTAGCAAAGAAATTGTCGAATACCCTG GTTATTGGCCATCAAAAGTGTGGGTTTGTGGCTTTTGGTTTCCTCCCAGGAAATGGCAGTTTTCATGCAATGACTGTGCAGAAATCTCTGCATCTGGTATTTCAGGGAATTTGAATCAGCAAAACAAACTGTGTTCTGCCCACCTCGGCTTGCAGTTTTTCATCGAATTTCCTGCTAAAGAGCTGCCTGTTTTCATAGGACTGAGTTCAGTTGGAAG CATGGGTTTCCTGAGGAACCCTCGTGCATTCCTTCGGGTGCTTGGAACTGCATTAGACATATCGGGTTGCAGATTTATTCTGTTCTCAGCTGGGTATAAACCTTTAGAAGCAGCAATTGAGTCATATGCCAAGGAAGCATCCTCTTGTTCAGAACAAACACATTGGAGTAATGAAGGAGTTTCTCTTTTCGGAGGTCGACTCTTTTGTTTCTCTGG TTCCGTCCCATACAACTGGCTGTTTCCAAGATGTGCAGCTGCAATCCATCACGGTGGAAG GCTGGAGTTCCTCAG